A genome region from Microcella alkaliphila includes the following:
- a CDS encoding site-specific tyrosine recombinase XerD → MAEAREPSPELQRAVDRYLRHVALERGRSPHTVSAYRRDLARYLAHLADGGVDAVGGIAEKDVASFVAAVRDPVLASGGASPVSASSAARMLSSVRGWHAFLLEEGLVDRNVAAEQKPPRQAKRLPKAITIDEVERLLDACAGDDPLMLRDRALLELLYATGARVSEAVGLAVDDVTGDDGGAAEVVRLFGKGRKQRLVPIGRFAREALDAYLVRSRPLLAPRGRASGSLFLGARGGPLSRQSAWLIIRGAAERAELTAELSPHTLRHSFATHLLEGGADVRVVQELLGHASVATTQLYTLVTADAVREAWALAHPRAR, encoded by the coding sequence GTGGCGGAGGCGCGAGAGCCGTCTCCGGAGCTTCAGCGCGCGGTCGACCGGTACCTGCGCCACGTCGCACTTGAGCGCGGCCGCTCGCCGCACACCGTCTCCGCCTACCGGCGTGACCTCGCCCGCTACCTCGCACACCTCGCAGACGGCGGCGTGGATGCTGTGGGCGGCATCGCCGAGAAGGACGTCGCGTCGTTCGTCGCGGCCGTCCGCGACCCGGTGCTTGCCTCCGGCGGTGCATCCCCGGTGTCGGCCTCGAGTGCGGCGCGCATGCTGTCGAGCGTGCGGGGCTGGCACGCGTTCCTGCTCGAGGAGGGGCTCGTCGACCGCAACGTCGCCGCCGAGCAGAAGCCGCCCCGGCAGGCGAAGCGCCTGCCGAAGGCGATCACGATCGACGAGGTCGAGCGCCTTCTCGACGCGTGCGCGGGCGACGACCCCCTGATGCTGCGCGACCGGGCGCTGCTCGAGCTGCTGTACGCGACGGGCGCGCGCGTCTCAGAGGCCGTCGGCCTGGCCGTCGACGACGTGACGGGTGACGACGGGGGAGCGGCGGAGGTCGTGCGGCTCTTCGGCAAGGGGCGCAAGCAGCGGCTCGTGCCGATCGGGCGCTTCGCCCGCGAGGCGCTCGACGCGTACCTCGTGCGGTCGCGGCCGCTGCTCGCGCCGCGGGGACGAGCATCCGGGTCGCTGTTTCTCGGCGCGCGCGGCGGGCCGCTCAGCCGGCAGAGCGCGTGGCTGATCATTCGCGGCGCGGCGGAGCGGGCGGAGCTCACCGCCGAGTTGTCTCCGCACACCCTGCGCCACTCGTTCGCCACCCACCTGCTCGAGGGCGGGGCCGACGTGCGCGTCGTGCAGGAGCTGCTCGGGCACGCCTCGGTCGCGACGACGCAGCTGTACACGCTCGTGACGGCCGATGCAGTGCGTGAGGCGTGGGCGCTGGCGCACCCGCGGGCGCGGTAG
- a CDS encoding ParA family protein yields MSGDQHEAPELPGMSDMVPGPTGRPLRSFPEPPPLTNHGPARVIALCNQKGGVGKTTTTISLGAALAEYGRRVLAVDFDPQGALSAGLGVASHDVPTIYDLLIGREKDIRTAIQSTSTPRLDVVPANIDLSAAEVHLVNEVAREQILARVLRPVLDEYDVILVDCQPSLGLLTVNALTAAHGVLIPLECEYFALRGVALLVETIEKVKDRLNPALELDAILATMYDSRTLHSREVLERVVDAFGDSVLETVIGRTVKFPDATVAGTPITTFAPDHPAAGAYRQLARELIARGHAA; encoded by the coding sequence ATGAGCGGCGACCAGCACGAGGCACCTGAACTCCCCGGAATGTCGGACATGGTGCCCGGCCCCACGGGCCGCCCGCTGCGCAGCTTTCCCGAGCCGCCGCCGCTGACGAACCACGGCCCGGCGCGCGTCATCGCCCTGTGCAACCAGAAGGGCGGCGTCGGCAAGACGACGACCACCATCAGCCTCGGTGCGGCGCTCGCCGAGTATGGGCGGCGCGTGCTCGCCGTCGACTTCGACCCGCAGGGCGCCCTGTCGGCGGGCCTCGGGGTGGCCAGCCACGACGTGCCGACCATCTACGACCTGCTGATCGGGCGTGAGAAAGACATCCGCACCGCCATCCAGTCGACGTCGACCCCGCGGCTGGACGTGGTGCCCGCCAACATCGACCTGTCGGCCGCCGAGGTGCACCTCGTCAACGAGGTCGCGCGCGAGCAGATTCTCGCCCGAGTGCTGCGGCCCGTGCTCGACGAGTACGACGTGATCCTCGTCGACTGCCAGCCGAGCCTCGGGCTGCTCACCGTCAACGCGCTCACCGCGGCGCACGGCGTGCTGATCCCGCTCGAGTGCGAGTACTTCGCCCTGCGCGGCGTCGCCCTGCTCGTCGAGACGATCGAGAAGGTGAAAGACCGGCTGAACCCGGCGCTCGAACTCGACGCGATTCTCGCCACCATGTACGACTCGCGCACGCTGCACTCGCGCGAGGTGCTCGAGCGGGTCGTCGACGCGTTCGGCGACTCCGTGCTCGAGACGGTCATCGGCCGCACCGTGAAGTTTCCCGACGCGACCGTCGCCGGCACCCCCATCACGACGTTCGCGCCCGACCACCCGGCCGCCGGCGCCTACCGCCAGCTGGCACGGGAGCTGATCGCCCGTGGCCACGCCGCCTGA
- a CDS encoding segregation and condensation protein A codes for MATPPDAAVEMDGAAGAPAGTDAVLASATDSTDARGGFRVAVADFDGPFDLLLSLITKRELDITEVSLSAVTDEFIAYLRALEGAERLDEASEFLVVAATLLDLKIASLLPQGELVDAEDVALLEARDLLFARLLQYRAFKEVSGWFSERIAAETGRHVRSVRLEDRFRQTTTELRWTTSLDDFAALALLAFTPKELPIVGLDHLHAPLISVREEAAHVVGMLRAGEALTFRQLIAGADQMGVIVARFLALLELYRHAAIGFEQLEPLGELTVRWTAEHWSDENLVNLGAEYGQ; via the coding sequence GTGGCCACGCCGCCTGACGCCGCGGTCGAGATGGACGGCGCCGCCGGCGCACCCGCGGGCACGGATGCTGTGCTCGCGTCCGCGACAGACAGCACGGATGCACGAGGCGGCTTCCGCGTCGCCGTCGCCGACTTCGACGGCCCCTTCGACCTGCTGTTGAGCCTCATCACGAAGCGCGAACTCGACATCACCGAGGTGTCGCTGTCGGCCGTCACCGACGAGTTCATCGCCTACCTGCGGGCGCTCGAGGGCGCCGAGCGGCTGGACGAGGCCAGCGAGTTTCTCGTCGTCGCCGCCACATTGCTCGACCTGAAGATCGCGAGCCTCCTGCCCCAGGGCGAACTGGTCGACGCGGAAGACGTCGCACTACTCGAGGCCCGCGACCTGCTCTTCGCGCGCCTGCTGCAGTACCGCGCGTTCAAGGAGGTCAGCGGCTGGTTCTCGGAGCGCATCGCCGCCGAAACCGGCCGTCACGTGCGCAGCGTGCGCCTCGAAGACCGTTTCCGGCAGACCACGACCGAGCTGCGCTGGACGACCAGCCTCGACGACTTCGCCGCCCTCGCGCTGCTCGCGTTCACACCGAAAGAGCTGCCCATCGTCGGACTCGACCACCTGCACGCCCCGCTCATCTCGGTGCGCGAAGAAGCCGCGCACGTGGTCGGCATGCTGCGCGCGGGGGAGGCCCTCACCTTCCGCCAGCTCATCGCCGGAGCCGACCAGATGGGCGTCATCGTCGCCCGCTTCCTCGCCCTGCTCGAGCTGTATCGGCACGCCGCGATCGGCTTCGAACAGCTCGAACCGCTCGGTGAACTGACCGTGCGCTGGACCGCGGAGCACTGGAGCGACGAAAACCTCGTGAACCTGGGAGCCGAATATGGCCAGTGA
- the scpB gene encoding SMC-Scp complex subunit ScpB, which yields MASETVTDSAAAPDAAAAENADTPERAGLAAGVDLARALEAIFMVVDEPQSVVGLASAVGRPVKEVRAAIASLVADYDGEPDPTAGPGAPARPRRGFELREVGGGWRLYVRAEFDDVVRDFVHTQAPAKLSQAALETLAVIAYKQPISRGAVASIRAVNVDSVVRTLLSRGLITEAFTDSETGAIHYETTDLLLTQLGINSLDELPPISPLLDDGQDGFDDVR from the coding sequence ATGGCCAGTGAGACCGTGACCGACAGCGCAGCGGCGCCCGACGCGGCAGCGGCCGAGAACGCTGACACCCCCGAGCGCGCAGGTCTCGCCGCGGGCGTCGATCTCGCCCGCGCCCTGGAGGCAATCTTCATGGTCGTCGACGAACCGCAGAGCGTCGTGGGGCTGGCGAGCGCGGTCGGCCGCCCCGTCAAGGAGGTGCGCGCCGCCATCGCCTCCCTCGTCGCCGACTACGACGGTGAGCCCGACCCGACCGCCGGCCCCGGTGCTCCCGCGCGCCCGCGGCGCGGATTCGAGTTGCGCGAGGTGGGTGGCGGCTGGCGACTGTACGTGCGCGCCGAGTTCGACGACGTCGTGCGCGACTTCGTGCACACCCAGGCGCCCGCGAAGCTCTCGCAGGCGGCGCTCGAGACGCTCGCGGTGATCGCGTACAAGCAGCCGATCTCTCGGGGAGCCGTGGCGAGCATCCGCGCCGTCAACGTCGACTCGGTCGTGCGTACGCTGCTGAGCCGCGGGCTCATTACGGAAGCCTTCACCGACTCGGAGACGGGCGCGATTCACTATGAGACGACCGACCTCCTGCTCACTCAGCTCGGCATCAACTCGCTCGACGAGCTGCCGCCGATCTCGCCGCTGCTCGACGACGGACAGGACGGCTTCGATGATGTCAGGTGA
- a CDS encoding pseudouridine synthase, which yields MMSGEGERLQKVMAAAGVASRRVSEQYIEAGRVTVNGEVVTELGRRIDPETDEIAVDGVAIQLDQTKRYLMLNKPRGVVSTMKDEQGRPDLRQYAEKFEERVYNVGRLDTDTSGLLLLTNDGELANVLAHPKFGVEKTYIAKVRGVVAPKTLTQLKTGVELEDGPIHADAVKVIGSPQHGHSMVELTLHSGRNRIVRRMMAEVGHPVVELVRRQFGPLHLGPLKLGAVRELSKVERGALLTLAREARDGVAPATTSEAGAAGGRVAGTHPAGPAPAGAQKPTTRRPRSHRGSR from the coding sequence ATGATGTCAGGTGAGGGGGAGCGGCTGCAGAAGGTCATGGCAGCGGCCGGGGTCGCCTCGCGCCGAGTCAGTGAGCAGTACATCGAGGCCGGCCGCGTCACCGTCAACGGCGAGGTCGTCACCGAACTTGGCCGCCGCATCGACCCCGAGACCGACGAGATCGCCGTCGACGGGGTCGCGATTCAGCTCGATCAGACGAAGCGGTACCTGATGCTGAACAAGCCGCGCGGGGTGGTCAGCACGATGAAAGACGAGCAGGGGCGCCCCGACCTGAGGCAGTACGCCGAGAAGTTCGAGGAGCGGGTGTACAACGTCGGCCGGCTCGACACCGACACGAGCGGGCTGCTGCTGCTCACGAACGACGGCGAGCTCGCCAACGTGCTCGCGCACCCCAAGTTCGGCGTCGAGAAGACGTATATCGCAAAGGTGCGCGGCGTCGTGGCACCGAAGACGCTTACCCAGCTGAAGACGGGCGTCGAGCTCGAGGACGGGCCCATTCACGCCGACGCCGTGAAGGTCATCGGCAGCCCGCAGCACGGCCACAGCATGGTCGAGCTGACCCTGCACTCGGGGCGCAACCGCATCGTCAGGCGCATGATGGCCGAGGTCGGGCACCCGGTGGTGGAACTCGTGCGGCGCCAGTTCGGGCCCCTGCACCTCGGGCCGCTGAAGCTCGGCGCGGTGCGCGAACTCAGTAAAGTTGAGCGCGGTGCGCTGCTGACCCTCGCTCGCGAGGCCCGCGACGGCGTCGCGCCCGCAACAACGTCAGAGGCGGGTGCCGCTGGCGGCCGCGTGGCTGGCACCCATCCGGCGGGCCCCGCCCCGGCCGGCGCGCAGAAGCCCACAACCCGCCGCCCCCGAAGCCACCGAGGAAGCCGATGA
- a CDS encoding prephenate dehydrogenase yields the protein MTDRRLQERVRIVGAGLLGTSIGLALTERGVDVTLDDLSPTAVKLAVDYGAGRAASADRGRHDEPGLVVVCVPPDVTAVTVAAELTAHTDALVTDVASVKQSVLRELIAMGADVSRYLGTHPMAGRERGGPISARSDMFVGRPWVLAGHDGISYARAGAIEDLILDVGAVPIEMTVAEHDESVAMVSHVPQLVATVMAGRLRAASNGAVGLAGQGLRDVTRIASSDPGLWVQILAANAAPVAAILRGLRDDVTAAIDALEHPDAPGARRTIADLMGAGNVGVARIPGKHGQDRRYATLVVMIDDTPGQLARLLTEIGELGVNMEDLRLEHSPGAPVGFAEVSVVPEAEERLVAELEARGWKIAAAGTD from the coding sequence ATGACCGACCGACGCCTGCAGGAGCGCGTGCGCATCGTCGGCGCCGGGCTGCTCGGCACCAGCATCGGCCTCGCACTCACCGAGCGGGGCGTCGACGTCACCCTCGACGACCTGTCGCCGACCGCCGTGAAGCTCGCCGTCGACTACGGTGCCGGTCGTGCCGCGTCGGCCGACCGCGGGCGGCACGACGAGCCCGGGCTCGTCGTCGTGTGCGTGCCGCCCGACGTGACGGCGGTGACGGTCGCGGCCGAGCTGACCGCGCACACAGACGCCCTGGTGACCGACGTGGCGAGCGTGAAGCAGAGCGTGCTGCGCGAGCTGATCGCGATGGGTGCCGACGTGAGCCGCTACCTCGGCACCCACCCCATGGCCGGGCGCGAGCGCGGCGGGCCCATCTCGGCGCGCAGCGACATGTTCGTCGGGCGCCCGTGGGTGCTCGCCGGGCACGACGGCATCAGCTACGCGCGGGCAGGCGCCATCGAAGACCTCATCCTCGACGTCGGCGCCGTGCCGATCGAGATGACCGTCGCCGAACACGACGAGTCGGTGGCGATGGTCAGCCACGTGCCGCAGCTCGTCGCCACGGTCATGGCCGGTCGGCTGCGCGCCGCGTCGAACGGCGCCGTGGGGCTCGCCGGCCAGGGCCTGCGCGACGTCACCCGCATCGCCTCGAGCGACCCGGGGCTGTGGGTGCAGATTCTCGCCGCCAACGCCGCGCCCGTGGCCGCGATCCTGCGCGGGCTGCGCGACGACGTGACGGCCGCGATCGACGCCCTCGAGCATCCCGATGCCCCTGGCGCGCGCCGCACCATCGCCGACCTGATGGGCGCCGGCAACGTCGGCGTCGCGCGCATACCCGGCAAGCACGGCCAAGACCGCCGCTACGCCACCCTCGTCGTCATGATCGACGACACCCCCGGCCAGCTCGCACGCCTGCTCACCGAGATCGGCGAGCTCGGCGTCAACATGGAAGACCTGCGGCTCGAGCACTCGCCGGGCGCGCCCGTCGGCTTCGCCGAAGTGTCGGTCGTGCCCGAGGCAGAAGAGCGGCTCGTGGCCGAGCTGGAGGCGCGCGGCTGGAAGATCGCCGCCGCCGGAACCGACTGA
- the cmk gene encoding (d)CMP kinase, protein MSDIVVAVDGPAGSGKSSVSKEAARRLGYAYLDTGAAYRALAWHCLDEGVDVDNPDAVVERVRAFDYATGMDPDRYYVRVGGEDITPDIREPRVSAVVSAVARVPEVRQSLNAMFRRLMDEHPAPGVIVEGRDITTIVAPDAPVRVLLTASEEARIARRSAEVSAQTTEATAQQLASRDRQDSRVVDFLTAAPGVITLDSTDIDFEQTVQALIDIVRSGLPHD, encoded by the coding sequence GTGAGCGACATCGTCGTGGCCGTCGACGGCCCCGCCGGAAGCGGCAAGTCGAGCGTGTCGAAGGAGGCCGCCCGCCGCCTCGGCTACGCCTACCTCGACACCGGCGCCGCCTACCGCGCGCTCGCCTGGCACTGCCTCGACGAGGGCGTCGACGTCGACAACCCGGATGCGGTGGTCGAGCGGGTGCGTGCCTTCGACTACGCGACCGGCATGGACCCCGACCGCTACTACGTGCGGGTCGGCGGCGAAGACATCACGCCCGACATCCGCGAACCGCGCGTCTCGGCCGTCGTGTCGGCCGTGGCGCGGGTGCCGGAGGTGCGGCAGTCTCTGAACGCGATGTTCCGGCGGTTGATGGACGAGCATCCCGCACCCGGGGTCATCGTCGAAGGACGCGACATCACGACGATCGTGGCGCCGGATGCACCGGTGCGGGTTCTCTTGACCGCGTCAGAAGAGGCTAGAATTGCCCGACGGTCGGCCGAGGTGAGCGCCCAGACGACCGAAGCGACCGCGCAGCAGCTGGCCTCGCGGGACCGCCAAGACTCCCGTGTCGTCGACTTTCTGACGGCCGCCCCCGGTGTGATCACCCTCGATTCCACCGACATCGACTTCGAGCAGACGGTGCAGGCGCTCATCGACATCGTTCGCTCAGGACTCCCTCATGACTAA
- the der gene encoding ribosome biogenesis GTPase Der yields the protein MTNTPDHTGSAASAPEFDDDADLDTIEVGAEPVDYDDPERAEFDQQRADALRAGLAGYDLDDDDIALLESAELGEDGIVTLPALPVLAIVGRPNVGKSALVNRILGRREAVVEDKPGVTRDRIAYKAEWNTRRFTLVDTGGWEPDAAGINASVAAQAEVAVELADAVLFVVDAITGATATDEFVVKMLRRSHKPVILVANKIDDTRQEPEAAALWSLGLGEPWPTSAVHGRGVADLLDHVLTVLPEVSTVAKTEFGGPRRVALIGRPNVGKSSLLNKAAREERVVVNELAGTTRDPIDEQIELGGKVWRFVDTAGIRRRQHMAQGADFYASLRTAAALEKAEVAVVLIDVTQPISEQDVRIIDLVLESGRALVLAFNKWDLLDDDRRRYLEREIDQDLAHVSWAPRVNISARTGRHLEKLVPALETALESWDTRIPTGKFNAFLTELIAEHPHPVRGGRQPRILFGTQASTRPPTFVLFTTQFLDPQYRRFITRRLRETWGFEGTPIVVNMRVRERRQR from the coding sequence ATGACTAACACCCCCGACCACACCGGCAGCGCCGCGAGCGCGCCGGAGTTCGACGACGACGCCGACCTCGACACGATCGAGGTGGGCGCCGAACCGGTCGACTACGACGACCCCGAACGGGCCGAGTTCGACCAGCAGCGGGCCGACGCCCTGCGCGCCGGGCTCGCCGGCTACGACCTCGACGATGACGACATCGCTTTGCTCGAGAGCGCCGAGCTCGGCGAAGACGGCATCGTCACGCTGCCGGCGCTGCCGGTGCTCGCGATCGTGGGCCGGCCGAACGTCGGCAAGAGCGCGCTCGTGAACCGCATCCTCGGCCGCCGCGAGGCCGTCGTCGAAGACAAGCCGGGCGTCACCCGCGACCGCATCGCCTACAAGGCCGAGTGGAACACCCGCCGCTTCACCCTCGTCGACACCGGCGGGTGGGAGCCCGACGCCGCCGGCATCAACGCCTCGGTCGCCGCGCAGGCCGAGGTCGCCGTCGAGCTGGCCGACGCCGTGCTGTTCGTCGTCGACGCCATCACCGGCGCGACCGCGACCGACGAGTTCGTCGTCAAGATGCTGCGCCGCTCGCACAAGCCCGTCATTCTCGTCGCGAACAAGATCGACGACACGCGGCAGGAGCCCGAGGCGGCCGCCCTGTGGAGCCTGGGCCTCGGCGAGCCGTGGCCGACCTCCGCCGTGCACGGCCGCGGCGTCGCCGACCTGCTCGACCACGTGCTGACCGTGCTGCCCGAGGTGTCGACGGTCGCGAAGACCGAGTTCGGCGGGCCGCGCCGTGTCGCGCTGATCGGCCGACCCAACGTCGGCAAGTCGAGCCTCTTGAACAAGGCCGCCCGCGAGGAGCGCGTCGTCGTCAACGAGCTGGCGGGCACCACCCGTGACCCCATCGACGAGCAGATCGAGCTGGGCGGCAAGGTGTGGCGCTTCGTCGACACCGCCGGCATTCGCCGCCGCCAGCACATGGCGCAGGGCGCCGACTTCTACGCGTCGCTACGCACGGCCGCCGCGCTTGAGAAGGCGGAGGTCGCGGTCGTCTTGATCGACGTGACTCAGCCGATCAGCGAGCAGGATGTGCGCATCATCGACCTCGTGCTCGAGTCGGGTCGCGCGCTGGTGCTCGCGTTCAACAAGTGGGACCTGCTCGACGACGACCGCCGCCGCTACCTCGAGCGCGAGATCGACCAGGACCTCGCGCACGTGTCGTGGGCGCCGCGCGTCAACATCTCGGCGCGAACCGGTCGTCACCTTGAGAAGCTGGTCCCGGCGCTCGAGACGGCGCTCGAGTCGTGGGATACGCGCATTCCGACGGGCAAGTTCAACGCCTTCCTCACCGAGCTGATCGCGGAGCACCCGCACCCCGTTCGCGGGGGCCGGCAGCCGCGCATCCTGTTCGGCACGCAGGCCTCGACCCGCCCGCCGACCTTCGTGCTGTTCACGACGCAGTTCCTCGACCCGCAATACCGCCGCTTCATCACTCGCCGCCTGCGCGAGACGTGGGGCTTCGAGGGCACCCCGATCGTGGTGAACATGCGAGTGCGCGAGCGGCGCCAGCGCTAG